Proteins from one Scleropages formosus chromosome 14, fSclFor1.1, whole genome shotgun sequence genomic window:
- the LOC108928950 gene encoding uncharacterized protein LOC108928950: MAFGLCLLLLLLVVTVPVCHVDAQKGSFHPLRDAGVPVDVSSYLQNRPSNCLIEPNKLAQYAAAAQSGSSTQFSNQNIGTHSSSNTVTNVGNSWGMNSQGGLGSLQRNLPTTGSWVDYDSDASQSNSGSRLSAGTWPVYGLPPNIHVTKPALTNAGSRHAQSSPTSYPGQTVIPQAGFASAQHHVSSAHSGFGPAHTNFIPVWSGLGYQGGFGTHAVGPHGFPFGHSVGATQGGYGSSPAVGLFTGLSPDQSNLGSKHGRPSLGQRVVSSGLPPAQSAYGSFQGTGLQGGLVSVPTHGIVYPGQLASSTMPAYRQLSTNLLPGYVLGSTSVPSNSFGLTSAQVAGDQSGVATHDIGCRAGHGPARTTVPHVSSGPIHFLAPAPVAASQVDLLPLQGSHGSRQPVQSQGNFLLGSQGGMASAAHTEQQDDFGLSQGGYGSMWTPARLLTNQVDCISKPAVDLTYANPSPTLGWHPLGSVSTRIWPVSSRSPSGQTGDVGTYNYQGNLGTPQTSSSYKGGYIAGQTPGLLGSAQRTSAKEFKPASSYLWPTLSLSSSSSNPLPVASGAELVWSSSQTGAGFSPSGRNLGALGLFQSRGPHVSSGCVPGTSGPSPNARSSGNIGLSRTVLSQDALASQGGSLAQSSRFHSGSAAQGAYGQSATASSSRLASALGLSAPQGGFSLDSRHTVKTVPSTSLGHATDLHTIDGPMKFVHSSMPGRVPT; this comes from the exons ATGGCTTTTGGACTGTGCTTACT gCTACTTTTGTTGGTGGTAACAGTACCTGTATGTCATGTTGATGCTCAGAAAG GTAGCTTTCATCCCCTGAGAGATGCTGGAGTCCCTGTTGATGTGTCTAGTTACTTGCAGAACAGACCATCCAACTGCCTTATTGAGCCTAACAAACTTGCCCAatatgctgctgctgcccaaagTGGTTCTAGCACCCAGTTTTCCAACCAGAACATTGGAACCCATAGCAGCTCAAATACTGTAACTAATGTTGGGAATTCTTGGGGCATGAACTCTCAGGGTGGTTTGGGGTCTTTACAGAGGAACCTTCCTACTACAGGTTCCTGGGTAGACTATGATTCTGATGCTAGTCAGAGCAATAGTGGCTCTAGGCTGTCTGCTGGTACTTGGCCGGTATATGGTCTACCCCCAAACATCCATGTTACAAAGCCTGCCTTGACAAATGCTGGCTCTCGTCATGCCCAGAGTTCCCCAACTAGTTATCCTGGTCAGACTGTAATTCCCCAGGCTGGCTTTGCATCTGCCCAGCATCATGTGAGTTCTGCACATAGTGGCTTTGGGCCTGCTCACACTAACTTTATTCCTGTTTGGAGTGGTTTGGGCTATCAAGGTGGATTTGGTACGCATGCTGTAGGTCCACATGGTTTTCCTTTTGGCCATAGTGTGGGTGCTACACAAGGAGGCTATGGCTCTTCCCCAGCTGTAGGCTTATTCACTGGTTTGAGTCCTGACCAGAGCAACTTGGGTTCTAAACATGGTAGACCTAGTTTGGGTCAGAGGGTAGTGAGCAGTGGCTTGCCTCCTGCACAGAGTGCTTATGGCTCTTTCCAGGGTACTGGTCTTCAGGGTGGCTTGGTTTCTGTGCCAACTCATGGCATTGTGTATCCTGGCCAACTTGCTAGTAGCACAATGCCTGCTTACAGACAACTTTCCACTAACCTCTTGCCTGGGTATGTTCTAGGCTCAACCAGTGTTCCTTCAAACAGCTTTGGCTTGACTTCTGCTCAGGTTGCAGGGGACCAGAGTGGTGTTGCTACTCATGACATAGGGTGTCGGGCAGGTCATGGTCCTGCTCGCACCACTGTCCCCCATGTAAGCTCAGGGCCAATACATTTTTTGGCACCTGCCCCAGTTGCAGCTTCCCAGGTTGACTTGCTGCCTTTGCAGGGCAGCCATGGTTCTAGGCAGCCTGTACAATCCCAGGGCAACTTCTTACTAGGTAGTCAAGGTGGAATGGCTTCTGCTGctcacacagagcagcaggatgACTTTGGCTTGTCCCAGGGTGGCTATGGTTCCATGTGGACTCCAGCTAGGCTTTTGACCAATCAAGTTGATTGTATTTCCAAGCCTGCTGTTGACTTGACTTATGCTAACCCAAGCCCCACACTTGGTTGGCATCCTCTTGGTTCAGTTTCCACTAGAATATGGCCTGTCTCAAGTAGGTCTCCTTCTGGTCAGACAGGAGATGTTGGTACTTACAACTACCAGGGCAATTTAGGAACCCCACAAACTTCTAGTTCTTACAAGGGTGGCTATATTGCAGGACAAACTCCTGGCCTTCTGGGTTCAGCCCAAAGAACTTCAGCAAAGGAATTTAAGCCAGCCTCTAGCTACCTGTGGCCCACACTGAGCTTGAGCTCAAGCAGCTCTAATCCCCTGCCAGTAGCAAGTGGTGCAGAATTGGTTTGGTCCAGTTCTCAAACTGGGGCTGGCTTTTCTCCCAGTGGAAGAAACCTGGGAGCTTTGGGTTTATTTCAGTCCAGAGGCCCCCATGTAAGCTCTGGATGTGTTCCAGGCACCTCTGGACCTTCACCAAATGCAAGGTCTTCAGGCAACATTGGTCTTTCCCGGACTGTGTTATCACAAGATGCTTTGGCCTCTCAGGGAGGCTCCCTAGCCCAGTCTTCTAGGTTCCATAGTGGTTCTGCTGCACAAGGGGCTTATGGCCAATCTGCTACAGCTTCCTCCAGCAGGTTGGCCTCTGCCCTTGGACTCTCTGCACCTCAGGGTGGCTTTAGCTTGGATTCTAGACATACTGTAAAGACTGTTCCAAGTACCAGCTTGGGCCATGCAACAGACCTCCATACAATTGATGGTCCCATGAAATTTGTTCACAGCAGTATGCCAG GCAGAGTTCCCACATGA